ggtcaGCGTGGAGGTTGGGCGaacaagggcggcggcggtggcggcggtggcagAGGAAAGGGCAGAGGAAAGGGCAGAGGAAAGGGCAGGGGTCGATGGTGAGACGCGTACTCCTCTCAGCAGTGTTTAGATTTACAATTTCAGTCGCCGCGAACCCTCCCCTCACGCCCTGTTCTTGACACTCTCCGCCTTGTACTCGGTGAACTCCTCCTCTTCCGGCACGCCCTGtcccgtcgcctcccgctCCATCATCATCTGGTGATCCTCGGAGATCtccacgacgagctcgtccagccGTCCGTCCCAGTTGTTTGGCACCGCGCAGGCGAAGATGcacccgccgacgtccaTCTGCGTCCAGAGATCCACGAGCTGCATGATCTCGCCGCCCACCATGCCGGAGAAGAACATCATCCGCGGGACGTCCGGGGCGgtggccacggcggcggcgtccgcctggacggtctccagcgcctcgccgagggtcCCGGACATCATGTCCTGcgtggcggtgacgaggcGGACCATGTCGGCgcccacgtcgtcgagctgctTGCGCCACGCCTTggtgcccgccgcgtcgaagcccgcgaggaggatggcGTCGGGGCCGAAGCggccctccgcgacgccgccgggcgccgtctcggcgtccgcgtcgatctcggCAAACTCCGCGCGCATTCGAgcatgctcgccgcgtcgaggggtGGTGGtgggagcgacgcggcggcatcggccgggggcggaggtgcgcgcgggacgctgcgcgccggcggacgggcgcggcgccgcgacgcgcgacgtcgcggaagcctgtgcgaacgcggcggccatctcgTGCTGACGAACGAGTGGGCGGCGACCCTCTCGGAAAAGGTTTTAGGTTTCCACGTCGCTGGAGGTGTTGGCCTGATGACCCTCGTTTGTAGACTAGACTACTTGTACACTTTCGTTTTATAGACTACACGAGAGAGACGAGAGAGACTACCGCGGCCGGTACCCGACGGGCAACCCGAACGGGGGCGGCACCTCCCGCTCGTGCCTCCATATCCTGCAGATCCACttctcctccgtcgcctccgtcccCTCGTGCTCCACGCGATCGTCGAACGtcccgtcctccgcggctggGAAGAACACCAGGCACTgccctctccgcggcgtcaccTCGAGGTTCAAACGCCCGAACCTCGTCACCCcgccggctcccgcgtcgacgtcgttgAGGTAGAGCAgcagcgtcgcgagcgtctgCCCGCCCCTgttcgcgtcctcgacgtcggcgcccctGTTCGCGTCGAAGTGAGGCGCCAGCCTCTGGCCCGGGCGGTACCGAatcaccgtcggcgcctcGAAGCTCGCGCATTCGCTCCCGGGCAtcagcgcctcggcggccgccacgtacgcgcgctcgccgtcgctcgcgccgtccagCGCGCAGCTCGTGCTGGTGcgcagcgccttgagcgcggacTCCTTTTGTTTcacgttcgcgacggcgacgccgccggcgagcgcgacggcgccggcgtacGCGATCACCCCGGCgatcccggcgccgagcccggggccgtcggcggaggcggcggcgatcgtgacgagcgccgcgagccacAGCGCGGgtcccctcgcggcggtgttgaTGACGTCGCCCACGTCGTTGGTCCACCCGGCGTAGACGACGGGTGATTGGTCCAtggctcgcgtcgacgcggcggcgatgatggaGTCGCATTGCTCGGGGGTGACGaaatcgtcgacgacgaagacgtccGGGGAGGCGTGGAGCTGCCTGAGGCCGGTGTAGAAGCGGTCGATGGGGACGTGGGCGTCGAGTGCATCGGTGCGATTCTCACccggggcggtcgcgacgcccgcgccgaagccgccgtcggagtcggccgcgacgggaggcgcgaggggtcgacgcgggggttTCCGAGCCGAGATGCGAGCGCGCCTCCCGGTGGTTCCTCCGCGCGGTATCCCGGCCGCCGATCGatgcgcgatgcgcgcggtcatggctgcgacggcggccaTGTCCCTCGCCGGGGGTCTGGGTCGGAGGAAAGTCGAGCGACCCCTGTTGCGTTCGGCACGGGGGCGAATGGTTTGATTTCCGCCAACCGTCTCCTACATAAAGACTGAAAAAAATTGTCGGTGTCCCTCTGGCaagcgacggcgagacgagTGTCTTCAGTCGGATTCACTCTCCTTTATGAACAATAGAGTCTCTCTAAGACGCACTGCTGCTAGTACAATCGCGTGTCGTGCCGCGGGCCTCCCCGGCACGCCTCCTCACCCCGTAAGTCTCCCGCCTCGAAGCCAAAGAATAATAGATTCGCGTCACCTCACCCACTCGCGTTCGTCGAGCTTAGGGCTTGACAACCTTGGTGACGAGGAAGCGGGTCATGGGCTGGCGGTGGCCGTTCTTGCGCTTGTAGTGCTTCTTGCGCCTGTACTTGAACACGATGAGCTTCTTGTCCTTGAAGTTCTCGAGCACGGTCGCCTCCACCctggcgccggggacgtaGGGCTCGCCAAAGGTGGGAGCGTCGCCAGCCTTggtcgcgaggacgcgctcaaACGCAATCTTGGACCCAGGCTCAACCCCCTTGAGCGAGTGGCACTCGTAGTAGCGGCCCTCGGTGACGAACTGCTGGGAGCCGCCAAcctcgacgatggcgtcccacgcggcggcgccggtggaggGAGGGGTGACGAAGCCGACCTGGTTCACGGAAGTGGTGGCAGCGGCTGCGATTGGCGGGTTTGGGAAGAAAAGGTCAGTGGCTGGTGAAGTGGATAAGAAATGGGTGaggggcgccgggcggagggggcgacccgcggcgaacggggaTGCACGATACGGAGAGTAACGGGGTGGGACGGaacgccggcgtcgtggtGATTCGATGCGCGCGCATGCGCGGTCGATTCGACCCGATCCATCGATGTCCAGCCGTCCCATTCCCGCTCCTCACCGCCCGTGCCCCCTCGGTTCCACTGGCGCTACAGGGTGTAGGGTTTCCAATCCCGGAAAAAAGCGCGGTCCCTTCGCGGTCCGGATAACGCCGTCCGGACCGCTCGGACACCGCCGTTGCGCCGAATGCGTACTCACCGCAGATGCTGAGGCCGCGGTTGGCCTGCttgcgcgcgggggtggcgaggGACATCGCGCAGAAGGCGTCGGAGAGGGACGCCTTGCTACCGGCGGCAGCACGGCCCATGAAGGCGGGCTTGGCCGCCTTGGAGCCGGCAGTCGCGCGCACGggagccgcgacggacaCAGTCGCCATGGCCATGGTCGACATCTTCTCTTTCAAAGGGTTGACGAGTGAAGCTTCGGAAGACTTCACAAACTGTGAGCCCTAGGAGGTGCGCACAGCGTTGTGTTTGAGCCGGATGCGTCGGGGTTGCGACGTGTCGACTCGGGGTCCAACGAGATGTGTTTGTCGGAAAGGGGAGACGGGAATTGACCGGGACGTCGATCGATCGACTCCAACCTGTTGACCGATGTTTACTTGTTTTCACCGATCGCCTCGACCCACATTTTCCGGGAAAAGCAGCAACAGGAGGGGTCAAATCGCGGAACGCTGCAAAGGTTTATATCCCCACAAAACGCTCTTCTGAGCACAACTCCTGCAACTCCTGCAAGAACAGCGTTCGCTCAACTGAGCGAATTTGACCATCACAGTCAGTCCGGCTCATACCGGATTTCCTGTACTATCCCTGGGTTATAAATCCGGGATTACAATGTGCGATAGTATAGTGGTTAGTATCCCACGCTGTCACCGTGGAGACCCGGGTTCAATTCCCGGTCGCGCAGATAACCTTTTTGTTTTTTTTCATTTCCGAGCGTGCCAGGCcacgcctcgcgccgtccgccgcgtcctcgccaagTCGACGCGCACGCACCGGTTTTCTTCGTCGGTAAGGTAGTCTACGATTAAAAGTCCCCGCTGTACACCAGGTAGAACACCCCTATGACCGCCAGCGCCATCCCCGCGTTTGCCCCCATCACCGCGTACACCGCGGCGGTTGTTCgactcgcctccgcctcctctcGCTCGAACCTCCACTCGGCGTCCCATCGTTCGctccacgcgtcgtcgagcaacATGGGCGCCGCCACCACGCTCCTGTAGTGCGCCGCGTTGTTCAGGTACTCGTTCTCCAGACGAAGGAACGTCCACTGCGCCCTGCGCAGCAACTCGACCACCGCGACCAAGGTGGCCAGGCCCTCGTTGGTCAAGCCGGAGAAGATGAAGAAGACCCCGCGGTTCATGTGCGGCGTGATGGTCACCGCCCACGCGAAGCGTCCCACCAGGTTGCTGCACATGGCCCACGCGTAGAACCAAGTGGAGCGAAACACCCGGTCCCGCGTCGTCTTCCAACGAATCTTCAACGGGAAAACCGGGAACCGCCAACGCGTCGATTCCGCGTTCGatccgtccgtcgcgagaGAAACCTCCACCAAACCCCAGTCCATGACGACGTCCCAGGCGAAGGAATACAGCGCGCCGATGAACAGGCAGGATATCCACGCCACGCGCCCGGGGTCCGACCAGAAAGGCCCGTCGATGGCGCTGTACCTCCCGACGCTCGCCAGCCCGATGGACACGAGCGACGTGGCGTACTTACCCGCGTTGATCACGTGCTCGATCCGCTCCCTGCTGCCCCGCTGGCTGTCGTAAAAGCGCCGCACGCACTGCTGCAGTCGGATCCAGTACGGAATCGCGGTGATCACCGGGCTCGTGGGACCCAAAtcctccgcgagggacgGTTTTCGCTTCTCGTACTCGCCGGTGAAGAAAAACCGCGCCGTGGTGACGCCGTCCACCAGGCAACGAACCATGGAACAcgccacgtcggcgacgaggttgtCGCGAAACCGAATCGGCGGGCCGAAGGGCGCGATGGCCATGTGAGCTATGCTGCGCAGCAGGCTGGCGCGAGCCCTCGGGTTGAAAATGCGCATCACGCGTCGAGTCTTGGCCGCGAACGAGTCCCCGCTCGAGTCACCGCTCGACGACCAACCGCCGCTCttgttcgccgccgtccgaccAACCGCGAAGATGGTCGACGGCGGGAACGTCAAAATCAAAATCACGAAGACCAGCAGCCCGAGCGGGTAGTACGCCGGGGACAGGTCGCTCCCCGGCACCAGCGGGTCGATCCCGAACCTTACGCACGCGGTGAACAGCGCAAAGACCGTCAGCCATCCGGCGGTAAGCACCGCGGCTATCGCGGCGTTCCAGTGCCAcccggcttcctcctcgaggCTCACCTCCAACAGGAACCGGTAGTTTATGTAGTGAGCGCCGCACGCCCGCGTCACGCCGGCCCAGCACCACAGCCACACGACGGGTATCGCGGCGAGCCTGAACGCGGGGAGGCTCGCCTGGAAGTACTGCAGGCAGCGCGGGCAGTCGTGGCCGCGGGTGGTGACCGGTTGGATCCACATCACGAGCAGCGCaaacgccgcgatcgcccccgcgccgaacgcgaacgagctcaactgcccggcggcgggcggcgccggacgctcgatcagccgcagcctccgcctggccacgtccgcgccgccccccccgccgccgccgccgcccgtcgaagcctcgtcctcgtccagcCCCAGGAGTTTCGTGTacgcgcgctccagctcAGTCTCCAACTTGGcgggttcgtcgccgcggttgcacgggagctcgcgcagccgctcgcggacgtcagcctccgccgcggcggcggaggcgcggtaAATGGTCCTGCTCGGGCTGCCGAGCAAGCTCCCCGAGTGGTGCGAGTGAGCCGCTacgtgcgccgccgctcgacgtcTGGACCCGGACTCGACGTCGGAGCGTCGTCGGTgggacgcgccgtcgtcgtcggagtcgacgttcccgccctcgccgccggacccgccgccggctgcgtccccgtcgccgtcgccgactgcgccgcgctcgattCCGATTccgacgccagctgtgcgcccgACTTCATCttcgcgagccgcgccgccgacgccgccgttggcgtGACCCATCGCCTCTGTGACCTCCGATATGACGCTCAGCagctcgcgcgtctcgtcccGCAGCGTCTCGTCCACCACGTGCTCGTCCGTCCCCACCGCGTGCGCCAGGAGgtgcgccgccttggccgatTTTTTCAGGTACTTTTTCGCGATCTTGCGCAGGCCGGTGTAGTTGAGCGACACGACGTGCCTGGCGATGGTGATCTCGTGGTAGACGTGGCGGAACGCGCGGTCGACCCTGTCATCGTGCTGGCTGCGCGAGTGCGCGGTCCCGAGGCCGGTCGGGGTGTccggggcgaggacggacaTGTTCTCGAGCACCGGGGGTCtggacgcctcggcgagcagcgcggcaaccttctcgcggaggcgcgcgcacgtcgcgtcgtaCCGCTCGGAGACGCGGCGAATCTCggacccgaacgcgtcgaagaacgcggcgcggtggctctcgccgccgtcctccgcgcgcgcgctctccaacagcgcctcctcgacggagTCGACATCGTCGTCTCGCCCCCGGTCGTTTCTCTCCGCGTGGTCGTCGCTGATGCCCCAACGCGCCAGCAGCTGCGTCTTGATCGCCTTCTTCAGGGTGTCGTAGTGAATGACATCCTTCTCGTAGCCGTGAATCTGCTGCTCCTTGAGGTGACGACCGAACCGCATGGTCGCCCTCGACCCCTCCCTCGGGTGCGCTCCAGCACTGGGGTTGGTGCCGTCGTCACATTGGAATAATTGAGTTTGCTGTTGTTGCCTCGTCAGATCGCTCAGAGTGCcatggcgctcgccgcgacgggcgcctcgggcgcTGTCAGGATCGAGCGACACCCCCAGGGTTTCGCCATCCTCTGGCTGGGGTCCGAGCCCGTCAACTCCATGACCCTGGACCTGTGGAGATCCTTGCTTGACGCGCTCACGACCCTGGAGAAGGACCcggcggtgcgcggcgtcgtgttCGCGTCCGCCCTGCGCAAAGACATCTTCACCGCGGGCAACGACATCAAGGAGCTTCACGCCCCGTCCACCTCCGAGGCGCGATACCGCGAGTTCTGGCGCACGCAGACCACTTTCCTGTGCAGGCTGCttcgctcgccgctcgcgacggtgtgcgccatccgcggcgcgtgcccCGCGGGAGGATGCGCCGTGGCGCTGTGCTGCGATTACCGCGTCCAGTCCGACACCGGCACGTTCGGGCTGAACGAGGTGGCGCTGGGGATACCGGTGCCCAAGTTCTGGGCGCGAAGGTTCGTCGCGTGTGCCAAcgatcccgcccgcgcggacctcACGCTGCAGCTCGGTAAGctgctcgcgccgagcgaggcccacgcgctcggcctgctcgacgaggtggtacccgccgcggcgctcatcccGGCTGCCACGAGGGCGATGGAGGGTTTCCTCAAGACGCCAGACGGCGCTCGGCACGCGACCAAGGcgaacgtccgcggcgagttctccgcggcgtgggaggcgtacatcgaggaggaggcgagcggGGGGTGGGCGATGCTGAGCACGCCGGAGGTTGAGGCGACGCTCGGGAAGGTGATCGAGAGGTTGTCGGGAAACAAGCGGCGAGCCAAGCTGTAGACGTCGCGACTGAGTAACCAACACGTAGTAGATCAAGAGTTACCTTCGGACGTCTTCGTAACACTCTGCTCACAGCTTGGCGTTGGGCATGGCCCGCATCGCCTGCCGCACTCCCAGATCCGCCATGACCTCCTCGGATCCACCCAGGATCGCGGCGAACTTGGCGCTCCGTTGGAACCGCTCCACCACCTGCCCCATCCCCGTACGCGTGATGGCGCGGCCTCCGAAGATCTGGCACGCCTCGTCGCTGACGTCGTTGGCGACTCGCGTGCAGAAGTGCTTCAGCAGCGCGATGGGCCcggcgagcatcgccgcctgctcctcgTGCGTCGTGTGCTTCATGGCGAACGTCACGGACTCCAGCCACGCCTGCACCCCCTCCACCTggctcgccagcctcgccaGCTTGGCCCGAATCACCGGCTGATCGATTAAGCGAGCGCCAAACACCTCGCGCTGTACAGACCACTTCAGGCACTCCTCCACCACGAGCCGGCTGGCTCTGTTGGCGCCAGCCACGATGTACCAGCGCTCGTGGTTGAAGTTGTGCATGATCAGCTTGAACCCCTCGCCGATCTTTCCGAGCACGTTCCCCGTCGGTACTTTCGCGTTTTCAAACGTCACGTACGCGGTGCCAGCCGCCGGCGAATACGACGTCTTGATGGGTTTCGTGTccacgccttcgccgcgttcgatgAGCATCAAACTGAGCTCGGGTTTGCGCCCCCCCGGTTTGGTCAccacggcggtgacgaagTAGTCGGAGAAGACGCCGTTGGTGATCCACTTCTTGACGCCGCTGACCAGGTAGTGCGTGCGACAGTCGGACAGTttcgcgacgcacgcgacggcggcgacgtcggaaCCCGCTTCGGGTCCGCTGATCGCCAGACAGATCTGCTTCTCCCCCGTGAGAACCTCTCGGCCGACCCTGCGCGCCAGGGCGGGTTCGCCGAACTGGAGCACCGGGGGTAGGCCGAtgacgagcccggcgccCATGCCGTCGGCGTAGCCCGGTACGCCGAGCCGCCCCGACGACTCCTCgtgcgcgatgagctcgtggAAGGGATCGAACTGCTCGGGCGTGATGCCGCCGGGGAGTTGGACGCCGCAgttctcgacgacgtccttgAGCCACGGGCCGCTCTGGACGCGGCATgcgagcacgccgcgcaTGCCGAGCTTGCGCCACAGCTCCTTCGATGGGTGaacgcccctcgcgtcgttcgcgaccgcgtcgggcATGACCTCGGTGTCGAAGAACGCCCGCAGGTCGCGTCGGAATCTCCGATGCGAGTCGTCATAGTAGGGCGAGGGCACGCCCTGAAACGCGGACGGCTCCGCGTAAGGCACGGTGGAGagctcgccgggcgcgagcttGACCACCGCCTTTTTCCCGGTGGGCGGATCCGCAATCGTGCCTATCGCGTACTTGGCCGCCATCGAGCGGAGGACGTCCTGACGGTGAAAGGAGTAGAACTGCTTCGTCGCATCctggccggcgacgccgtcgatgaaggcgcgcccgccgggaTGGAAGCGCGCGAACTTCGAGACGTCGTAGACCGTATCGTCGATTATGATCCAGTTGTCatcggcggacgcgtgcttcgccacctccgcgcgggtgtacgtcgtcgtcatcggcgccCTCGTGAGTGGGGCGGTATCGGCGTGTGGCCACGTCAGGTTGCCCCAGATTGTTATTTTGAGTTAACTGTTACACGACTGAGACTCTTACTTCTTGAGCCTGGGCATCTTGAAGGGACCCCCCGACCCGGGCTTGAGGCACGggcaccccgcggcgcagaACGCCGACCTGTCCGCCATCCTCTGCGCCCACTGGTTCATCTTCTTCGGcgccccgtccgccccgcccttcgccgccgccgaaaccGCCTCCCTCCTCCGAAGAatctccgcgacgtccgtgTTCGTCAGCCGACACACGTCCTCCGGGGGCGCCTCCAGCTCCGGGACCGTCGTGGGATCGCCCTGCTTCGGGTGCAAGCCCCACTGCTGCTTGAGCCGCTTCACATCCTCCGGGCCCATCGCTCCGGGATTcgatccgtcgtcgcccagcgGGTGGTTCTTGCCGTGGACGAAGATGGTGACCCGCCTGGCGTTGGGCGCGGTCGGCACCACGTTAGCTTTCAGCCACTCCACGACCTGCTCCTTCGTGATCTTGTCGATCATGCTGGCGACGATCTGCCCGCGGTAGTACTGGTACTTCTGGTTCGTGACGTGCGTCCAGTGGcggtcagcctcggcggtgagcgacACGTCCATCGTGAGCACGGAGTCGAC
This DNA window, taken from Micromonas commoda chromosome 2, complete sequence, encodes the following:
- a CDS encoding hypothetical protein (expressed; conserved hypothetical protein), translating into MAAAFAQASATSRVAAPRPSAGAQRPARTSAPGRCRRVAPTTTPRRGEHARMRAEFAEIDADAETAPGGVAEGRFGPDAILLAGFDAAGTKAWRKQLDDVGADMVRLVTATQDMMSGTLGEALETVQADAAAVATAPDVPRMMFFSGMVGGEIMQLVDLWTQMDVGGCIFACAVPNNWDGRLDELVVEISEDHQMMMEREATGQGVPEEEEFTEYKAESVKNRA
- a CDS encoding predicted protein translates to MAAVAAMTARIAHRSAAGIPRGGTTGRRARISARKPPRRPLAPPVAADSDGGFGAGVATAPGENRTDALDAHVPIDRFYTGLRQLHASPDVFVVDDFVTPEQCDSIIAAASTRAMDQSPVVYAGWTNDVGDVINTAARGPALWLAALVTIAAASADGPGLGAGIAGVIAYAGAVALAGGVAVANVKQKESALKALRTSTSCALDGASDGERAYVAAAEALMPGSECASFEAPTVIRYRPGQRLAPHFDANRGADVEDANRGGQTLATLLLYLNDVDAGAGGVTRFGRLNLEVTPRRGQCLVFFPAAEDGTFDDRVEHEGTEATEEKWICRIWRHEREVPPPFGLPVGYRPR
- a CDS encoding ribosomal protein L21 (Ribosomal_L21p) yields the protein MSTMAMATVSVAAPVRATAGSKAAKPAFMGRAAAGSKASLSDAFCAMSLATPARKQANRGLSICAAATTSVNQVGFVTPPSTGAAAWDAIVEVGGSQQFVTEGRYYECHSLKGVEPGSKIAFERVLATKAGDAPTFGEPYVPGARVEATVLENFKDKKLIVFKYRRKKHYKRKNGHRQPMTRFLVTKVVKP
- a CDS encoding predicted protein; this encodes MRFGRHLKEQQIHGYEKDVIHYDTLKKAIKTQLLARWGISDDHAERNDRGRDDDVDSVEEALLESARAEDGGESHRAAFFDAFGSEIRRVSERYDATCARLREKVAALLAEASRPPVLENMSVLAPDTPTGLGTAHSRSQHDDRVDRAFRHVYHEITIARHVVSLNYTGLRKIAKKYLKKSAKAAHLLAHAVGTDEHVVDETLRDETRELLSVISEVTEAMGHANGGVGGAAREDEVGRTAGVGIGIERGAVGDGDGDAAGGGSGGEGGNVDSDDDGASHRRRSDVESGSRRRAAAHVAAHSHHSGSLLGSPSRTIYRASAAAAEADVRERLRELPCNRGDEPAKLETELERAYTKLLGLDEDEASTGGGGGGGGGADVARRRLRLIERPAPPAAGQLSSFAFGAGAIAAFALLVMWIQPVTTRGHDCPRCLQYFQASLPAFRLAAIPVVWLWCWAGVTRACGAHYINYRFLLEVSLEEEAGWHWNAAIAAVLTAGWLTVFALFTACVRFGIDPLVPGSDLSPAYYPLGLLVFVILILTFPPSTIFAVGRTAANKSGGWSSSGDSSGDSFAAKTRRVMRIFNPRARASLLRSIAHMAIAPFGPPIRFRDNLVADVACSMVRCLVDGVTTARFFFTGEYEKRKPSLAEDLGPTSPVITAIPYWIRLQQCVRRFYDSQRGSRERIEHVINAGKYATSLVSIGLASVGRYSAIDGPFWSDPGRVAWISCLFIGALYSFAWDVVMDWGLVEVSLATDGSNAESTRWRFPVFPLKIRWKTTRDRVFRSTWFYAWAMCSNLVGRFAWAVTITPHMNRGVFFIFSGLTNEGLATLVAVVELLRRAQWTFLRLENEYLNNAAHYRSVVAAPMLLDDAWSERWDAEWRFEREEAEASRTTAAVYAVMGANAGMALAVIGVFYLVYSGDF
- a CDS encoding enoylCoA hydratase/isomerase (Enoyl-CoA hydratase/isomerase family. This family contains a diverse set of enzymes including: Enoyl-CoA hydratase. Napthoate synthase. Carnitate racemase. 3-hydoxybutyryl-CoA dehydratase) yields the protein MALAATGASGAVRIERHPQGFAILWLGSEPVNSMTLDLWRSLLDALTTLEKDPAVRGVVFASALRKDIFTAGNDIKELHAPSTSEARYREFWRTQTTFLCRLLRSPLATVCAIRGACPAGGCAVALCCDYRVQSDTGTFGLNEVALGIPVPKFWARRFVACANDPARADLTLQLGKLLAPSEAHALGLLDEVVPAAALIPAATRAMEGFLKTPDGARHATKANVRGEFSAAWEAYIEEEASGGWAMLSTPEVEATLGKVIERLSGNKRRAKL
- a CDS encoding cytochrome b5-like Heme/Steroid binding fusion with acyl-coa dehydrogenase (Long chain acyl-CoA dehydrogenase (LCAD) is acyl-CoA dehydrogenases (ACAD), which is found in the mitochondria of eukaryotes and in some prokaryotes); the protein is MTTTYTRAEVAKHASADDNWIIIDDTVYDVSKFARFHPGGRAFIDGVAGQDATKQFYSFHRQDVLRSMAAKYAIGTIADPPTGKKAVVKLAPGELSTVPYAEPSAFQGVPSPYYDDSHRRFRRDLRAFFDTEVMPDAVANDARGVHPSKELWRKLGMRGVLACRVQSGPWLKDVVENCGVQLPGGITPEQFDPFHELIAHEESSGRLGVPGYADGMGAGLVIGLPPVLQFGEPALARRVGREVLTGEKQICLAISGPEAGSDVAAVACVAKLSDCRTHYLVSGVKKWITNGVFSDYFVTAVVTKPGGRKPELSLMLIERGEGVDTKPIKTSYSPAAGTAYVTFENAKVPTGNVLGKIGEGFKLIMHNFNHERWYIVAGANRASRLVVEECLKWSVQREVFGARLIDQPVIRAKLARLASQVEGVQAWLESVTFAMKHTTHEEQAAMLAGPIALLKHFCTRVANDVSDEACQIFGGRAITRTGMGQVVERFQRSAKFAAILGGSEEVMADLGVRQAMRAMPNAKL